The following coding sequences lie in one Myxococcus xanthus genomic window:
- a CDS encoding COG3014 family protein: MSIHSRSPVRLSGWGALALASVLLLSSGCAGDYVARTRGVRSAYQQGDYSRALSSLEAATKEGPAQDRLLVLMDKGMVLHAAGQWAESNAVLEEAERLSEQIDSVSVSEEAKTLVTNERQRTYRGEDFEKLMISVLQALNYAELGDDEAAMVEVRQVNERLEKMIAEEKKPYEQLAIARYLGGVIREDQRDWDSAYIDYAKAYEIAPRKDALAEPLLRLAKKVGRDDMYAELLAKYPDVPHAPLAPDEGQLVVVVEAGLSPEKQRGSRDPGGGGDLIEVPTYRNRGLAPPVTVALEGQSQQAVTVTSLADVAVVHLNDRIGRMLAKQLAGVAVKAGVAAGVGALTKSDELGVLTFLVLNAMNAPDLRSWLSLPAEFQVARFRVPAGSHTVRVTSWGQVTEHPVEVKPGRVGLLVLRRY; the protein is encoded by the coding sequence ATGTCCATCCACTCCCGCAGCCCGGTCCGCCTGAGCGGGTGGGGCGCGCTCGCGCTCGCGAGCGTGCTCCTCCTGTCGTCGGGCTGTGCGGGTGACTATGTGGCGCGCACCCGGGGCGTGCGGTCCGCGTACCAACAGGGGGACTATTCGCGCGCGCTGTCCTCCCTGGAGGCCGCGACGAAGGAGGGGCCCGCGCAGGACCGCCTGCTGGTGCTCATGGACAAGGGCATGGTGTTGCACGCCGCCGGGCAGTGGGCGGAGAGCAACGCCGTGCTCGAGGAGGCGGAACGGCTCAGCGAGCAGATCGACAGTGTCTCCGTCAGCGAGGAGGCGAAGACGCTCGTCACCAACGAGCGTCAGCGCACCTACCGAGGGGAGGACTTCGAGAAGCTGATGATTTCCGTCCTCCAGGCGCTCAACTACGCGGAACTGGGCGACGACGAAGCCGCCATGGTGGAGGTCCGCCAGGTCAACGAGCGCCTGGAGAAGATGATCGCCGAGGAGAAGAAGCCCTACGAGCAGCTCGCGATTGCCCGCTACCTGGGCGGCGTCATCCGGGAGGACCAGCGGGACTGGGACTCGGCCTACATCGACTACGCGAAGGCCTATGAAATCGCGCCCCGAAAGGACGCGCTGGCCGAACCCCTGCTGCGGCTGGCGAAGAAGGTGGGCCGCGACGACATGTACGCGGAGCTGCTGGCGAAGTACCCGGACGTCCCGCACGCGCCGCTGGCGCCGGACGAAGGGCAGCTCGTCGTCGTGGTGGAGGCGGGCCTGTCTCCCGAGAAGCAGCGCGGCTCCAGGGACCCGGGCGGCGGTGGCGACCTGATTGAAGTCCCCACCTACCGGAACCGGGGGCTCGCGCCGCCCGTGACTGTCGCCCTGGAGGGCCAGTCCCAGCAGGCGGTGACGGTGACGTCCCTGGCGGACGTGGCCGTGGTCCACCTGAATGACCGGATTGGACGCATGCTGGCGAAGCAGCTCGCGGGCGTGGCCGTGAAGGCGGGCGTGGCGGCGGGCGTGGGCGCGCTGACGAAGAGCGATGAACTGGGCGTGCTGACCTTCCTCGTCCTCAACGCGATGAATGCGCCAGACCTGCGCTCCTGGCTCTCCCTGCCCGCGGAGTTCCAGGTGGCGCGCTTCCGCGTGCCCGCGGGAAGTCACACCGTGCGTGTGACGAGCTGGGGGCAGGTGACGGAGCATCCGGTGGAGGTGAAACCGGGCCGGGTGGGGTTGTTGGTGCTCCGGCGCTACTGA
- a CDS encoding ZIP family metal transporter, translating into MSPVLATVALYSLIIVLGALAGAVVVVLNDRPTHLVRFLAFAAGVMLGAAFFHMLPEAYLGGGWWAFALVPAGFAFLLVLERYLVAHAGEDISHGDTMAGTGHSVHPGHVLGLTAFLGLSTHTLFDGIALGSAVEEGVGGMALLAIVAHKVPSALSLASILKTEGRSKASILSLSTLYGMMVPAGALLYFLFDAMLQFESLAAKALAFSAGTFLYIAVSDLLPHVHRHGKDQPGRNVLALFAGLLLMFLLARLMGHPEHPGH; encoded by the coding sequence ATGTCGCCGGTCCTGGCCACGGTGGCCCTGTATTCCCTCATCATCGTCCTCGGCGCGCTGGCTGGCGCCGTGGTCGTCGTCTTGAACGACCGACCCACCCATCTGGTGCGCTTCCTGGCTTTCGCCGCGGGCGTGATGCTGGGCGCCGCCTTCTTCCACATGCTGCCGGAGGCGTATCTGGGTGGCGGATGGTGGGCCTTCGCCCTGGTGCCCGCGGGCTTCGCCTTCCTGCTGGTGCTGGAGCGCTACCTCGTCGCGCACGCGGGCGAGGACATCTCCCACGGAGACACCATGGCGGGCACCGGGCACTCCGTGCATCCGGGCCACGTGCTGGGGCTCACCGCCTTCCTGGGGCTGTCCACGCACACGTTGTTCGACGGCATTGCCCTGGGTTCGGCGGTGGAGGAGGGCGTGGGGGGCATGGCGCTGCTGGCCATCGTCGCGCACAAGGTGCCCTCCGCGCTGTCGCTGGCCTCCATCCTCAAGACGGAGGGGCGCTCGAAGGCCTCCATCCTGTCGCTGTCCACGCTGTACGGGATGATGGTGCCGGCCGGCGCGCTGCTCTACTTCCTCTTCGACGCGATGCTGCAGTTCGAAAGCCTCGCGGCCAAGGCCCTGGCTTTCTCCGCGGGTACGTTCCTCTACATCGCCGTGTCGGACCTGCTGCCGCACGTGCACCGGCACGGCAAGGACCAGCCGGGCCGCAACGTGCTGGCGCTCTTCGCGGGCCTGCTGCTGATGTTCCTGCTCGCGCGGCTGATGGGGCACCCCGAGCACCCCGGCCACTGA
- the lpoB gene encoding penicillin-binding protein activator LpoB, giving the protein MNTRRLLLSACLAASLSACTGPRAFTRGTYEDPNTIEMLSDRFNENDLQLIAKKMAESLATSPRFSQPRPDGSLPIVLVGKLKNSTSEHIDMRSLGDKIQTALAQTGRFALVDQQARQDIAEEYEYQQSGYVDPNTAKGPGQQTSVDFLMTGDLASIIQEVGRDKLVYYKMTAKLSNVRTGLIEWTDEKQIRKKFEKRGVSW; this is encoded by the coding sequence ATGAACACCCGCCGCCTGCTTCTGTCCGCCTGCCTCGCCGCTTCGCTGTCCGCCTGCACGGGCCCGCGCGCCTTCACGCGTGGCACGTACGAGGACCCGAACACCATCGAGATGCTGTCGGACCGCTTCAACGAGAACGACCTGCAGCTCATCGCGAAGAAGATGGCGGAGTCGCTCGCCACCTCGCCGCGCTTCTCCCAGCCCCGGCCGGATGGCTCGCTGCCCATCGTCCTGGTGGGCAAGCTGAAGAACAGCACCTCCGAGCACATCGACATGCGCTCGCTGGGCGACAAGATCCAGACGGCGCTGGCGCAGACGGGCCGCTTCGCCCTGGTGGACCAGCAGGCTCGCCAGGACATCGCCGAGGAGTACGAGTACCAGCAGTCCGGCTACGTCGACCCGAACACCGCCAAGGGCCCGGGTCAGCAGACGTCGGTGGACTTCCTGATGACGGGCGACCTCGCCTCCATCATCCAGGAGGTCGGCCGTGACAAGCTCGTCTATTACAAGATGACCGCGAAGCTCAGCAACGTGCGGACCGGCCTCATCGAGTGGACGGACGAGAAGCAGATCCGCAAGAAGTTCGAGAAGCGCGGCGTGAGCTGGTAA
- a CDS encoding mechanosensitive ion channel family protein — MMHRDSWTLRALVLGLGLLWSLPAAALNAGLNPPPPSVDRKTPQATVQGFLSAAHRGDYALAAHYLDLDYIPRAQQAERGFQLARALKFVLDRKLPVDVSSLSKEQEGDPADARYDQLGTIPLQGNNVPVRVQRVSSAEGEQVWVFSESTVRQVDPLFAEYGPRLVGLLPAFFFSDTVLGLEPWQWLGLLVTVLGSLGLAVLLERLVLAFARRVARWTRFTWEEDVVSSGKGPLKLLTFSALLVVGTLLLRLPRPAQGLFIRIGYSLSVVALAWAVLRILHVSVAFVQSRVSSEMKDAARARSVSTQLVVLRAIFEVATYVIAAALLLIQFEVVRNVGVSLLASAGIAGLVLGLAAQKSIGTLLAGIQLSITQPISIGDTLITEGEWGTVEKITLTYVVLRTWDQRRLVIPIVQFLDKPFQNWSKGNPEMLGPVILQVDFQTDIDALRAELRRILENEGKSMWDGRVATVVVLDVLDRTLTVRALVSVSDFSKLFDLRALVREKLVAFLRAHPLWLPVTRTEARPFPPPELDPVRLSASPDSPPTPPRA; from the coding sequence ATGATGCACCGTGACAGTTGGACCCTGAGAGCACTCGTCCTGGGACTGGGGCTGCTGTGGAGCCTTCCTGCCGCCGCGCTCAACGCGGGCCTCAACCCGCCGCCCCCCTCGGTGGACCGGAAGACGCCGCAGGCCACCGTGCAGGGCTTTCTGTCCGCCGCGCACCGGGGGGACTACGCCCTGGCGGCGCACTACCTGGACCTGGACTACATCCCCCGCGCCCAGCAGGCGGAGCGGGGCTTCCAGCTGGCCCGCGCGCTCAAGTTCGTGCTGGACCGCAAGCTGCCCGTGGACGTGAGCTCGCTGAGCAAGGAGCAGGAGGGCGACCCGGCCGACGCGCGCTACGACCAGTTGGGCACCATTCCGTTGCAGGGGAACAACGTCCCCGTCCGCGTCCAGCGTGTCTCCTCTGCTGAGGGGGAGCAGGTCTGGGTCTTCAGCGAGTCCACGGTGCGGCAGGTGGACCCGCTCTTCGCGGAGTATGGCCCCCGGCTGGTGGGCCTCCTGCCGGCCTTCTTCTTCAGTGACACGGTGCTGGGACTGGAGCCCTGGCAGTGGCTGGGGCTGCTGGTGACGGTGCTGGGCAGCCTGGGCCTGGCGGTGCTGCTGGAGCGCTTGGTCCTGGCCTTCGCCCGCCGTGTGGCGCGGTGGACCCGGTTCACCTGGGAGGAGGATGTGGTCTCCTCGGGGAAGGGGCCGTTGAAGCTGCTCACCTTCTCCGCGCTGCTGGTGGTGGGCACGCTGCTCTTGCGGCTGCCGCGTCCGGCGCAGGGCTTGTTCATCCGGATCGGCTATTCGTTGAGCGTCGTGGCGCTGGCCTGGGCCGTGCTGCGCATCCTCCACGTCTCCGTCGCCTTCGTGCAGAGCCGCGTGTCGTCGGAGATGAAGGACGCGGCGCGGGCACGCAGCGTGAGCACGCAGTTGGTGGTGCTCCGCGCCATCTTCGAGGTGGCCACCTACGTCATCGCCGCGGCGCTGCTGCTCATCCAGTTCGAGGTGGTGCGCAACGTCGGAGTGTCACTGCTGGCCTCCGCTGGTATCGCCGGCCTGGTGCTCGGCCTCGCGGCGCAGAAGTCCATTGGTACGCTGCTGGCCGGCATCCAGCTCTCCATCACCCAGCCCATCAGCATTGGCGACACCCTCATCACCGAGGGCGAGTGGGGCACGGTGGAGAAAATCACGCTCACCTACGTGGTGCTGCGGACGTGGGACCAGCGCCGGCTGGTCATCCCCATCGTTCAGTTCCTGGACAAGCCCTTCCAGAACTGGAGCAAGGGGAACCCGGAGATGCTGGGGCCCGTCATCCTCCAGGTGGACTTCCAGACGGACATTGACGCGCTCCGCGCGGAGCTTCGCCGCATCCTGGAGAACGAGGGCAAGTCCATGTGGGACGGCCGCGTGGCGACGGTGGTCGTCCTGGACGTGCTGGACCGGACCCTCACGGTGCGTGCGCTGGTCAGCGTGTCGGACTTCAGCAAACTCTTCGACCTGCGGGCCCTGGTGCGCGAGAAGCTGGTGGCCTTCCTGCGCGCCCACCCGCTGTGGTTGCCCGTCACCCGCACGGAGGCGCGTCCCTTCCCGCCGCCTGAGCTGGATCCGGTGCGGCTGTCCGCTTCCCCGGATTCGCCGCCCACGCCGCCTCGGGCGTGA
- a CDS encoding response regulator: MSEKRRILLIDDSEITLAMEKAVLEARGYEVIATSTLMEFEKTLQTWRPDLILTDIHMPEAKGTDICRTLKNEYGTQDIPIVLFSSLPDDELSKLAEQVGADGSLSKVNGLEAMGEKIDELVQSILW; this comes from the coding sequence GTGTCCGAGAAGCGAAGAATCCTCCTGATTGATGACAGCGAGATTACGCTCGCGATGGAGAAGGCCGTGCTCGAAGCGCGCGGCTACGAGGTCATCGCCACCTCCACGCTCATGGAGTTCGAGAAGACGCTGCAGACCTGGCGCCCGGACCTCATCCTCACCGACATCCACATGCCCGAGGCCAAGGGCACGGATATCTGTCGCACGCTGAAGAACGAGTACGGCACGCAGGACATCCCCATCGTCCTCTTCTCCAGCCTCCCGGACGACGAGCTGTCCAAGCTGGCCGAACAGGTGGGAGCAGACGGCTCCCTGTCCAAGGTGAATGGACTGGAAGCCATGGGCGAGAAGATCGACGAACTGGTGCAGAGCATCCTCTGGTGA
- a CDS encoding multiheme c-type cytochrome — protein sequence MRAFLAAALLAASLAGCARKDPPPKPAEADASSSSATAAAAASQGPGAILFLSADTRGYLGPCGCSENMRGGIARAAAQVQSARKGSLPVLYVDGGNSLFGEQRLKPGQVPQEERKAKALADAMRHMGLAVRATGPLDDTQGVDFRKGLGLPELAPGAVKLLPAGERKVGVVAATTAAQLAEASAQARAQGADFVVGLLDVTLDVAQQAVEQPSLKADVVVATRTATEFSGEQNRLVRSAVPVVALQSKGRSLLRVDLAYAPQAGPFALQKGQDDLEREAAALEQRTALLDKDINLPGTDPKLKALKQGKRDELVARRQSLLDAPPVTPDGVNAFTLRFVPLESSLPSDAEAVALVSAYDADVGKMNLAWAKAHGQDCPPPAPGRAGFVGNEPCRTCHEDAFPVWEKSKHHHAWETLEQVGKQFHLNCVGCHVTGWEQPGGVCRLDKVAGREDVGCESCHGPGSEHADAPGTNNIIASPGESVCVTCHNPENSPHFDFATYLPRIVGPGHGKP from the coding sequence ATGCGTGCCTTCCTCGCCGCGGCCCTGCTGGCCGCGTCGCTCGCTGGCTGTGCACGCAAGGACCCGCCCCCCAAGCCCGCGGAAGCGGACGCTTCGTCTTCGTCGGCCACCGCCGCCGCGGCAGCCAGCCAGGGCCCGGGCGCCATCCTCTTCCTCTCCGCCGACACGCGTGGCTACCTGGGCCCGTGCGGCTGTAGCGAGAACATGCGGGGCGGCATTGCCCGCGCCGCCGCGCAGGTGCAGTCGGCGCGCAAGGGCTCGCTGCCCGTCCTCTATGTGGATGGCGGCAACAGCCTCTTCGGCGAGCAGCGGCTCAAGCCGGGACAAGTGCCCCAGGAGGAGCGCAAGGCCAAGGCGCTCGCGGACGCCATGCGGCACATGGGCCTGGCGGTGCGCGCCACCGGCCCGCTGGACGACACGCAGGGCGTGGACTTCCGCAAGGGCCTGGGGCTGCCGGAGCTGGCGCCGGGCGCGGTGAAGCTGCTGCCCGCGGGCGAACGGAAGGTGGGCGTGGTGGCGGCGACCACGGCCGCGCAGCTCGCGGAGGCCAGCGCCCAGGCCCGCGCGCAGGGAGCGGACTTCGTGGTGGGCCTGCTGGACGTCACGCTGGACGTGGCCCAGCAGGCGGTGGAGCAGCCGAGCCTGAAGGCCGACGTGGTGGTGGCCACCCGCACCGCCACCGAGTTCAGCGGCGAGCAGAACCGGCTGGTGCGGTCCGCGGTGCCGGTGGTGGCGCTGCAGAGCAAGGGACGCTCGCTGCTGCGCGTGGACCTGGCCTATGCGCCCCAGGCGGGCCCCTTTGCGTTGCAGAAGGGTCAGGATGACCTGGAGCGTGAGGCCGCCGCCCTGGAGCAGCGCACGGCGCTGCTGGACAAGGACATCAACCTCCCCGGCACGGACCCGAAGCTCAAGGCGCTCAAGCAGGGCAAACGCGACGAACTGGTGGCGCGCCGGCAGTCCCTGCTGGACGCTCCGCCCGTTACCCCCGACGGCGTCAACGCCTTCACGCTGCGCTTCGTGCCCCTGGAGTCCAGCCTTCCCTCCGACGCGGAGGCGGTTGCGCTGGTGTCCGCCTACGACGCGGACGTGGGGAAGATGAACCTCGCCTGGGCGAAGGCGCATGGACAGGACTGCCCGCCTCCGGCGCCGGGCCGCGCGGGCTTCGTGGGCAACGAGCCCTGCCGCACCTGCCACGAGGACGCCTTCCCCGTCTGGGAGAAGTCCAAGCACCACCACGCCTGGGAGACGCTGGAACAGGTGGGCAAGCAGTTCCACCTCAACTGCGTGGGGTGCCACGTCACCGGCTGGGAGCAGCCCGGCGGCGTTTGCCGGCTGGACAAGGTGGCGGGCCGCGAGGACGTGGGCTGCGAGAGCTGCCACGGTCCGGGCTCGGAGCACGCGGATGCGCCTGGCACCAACAACATCATCGCCTCGCCGGGCGAGAGCGTGTGCGTCACCTGTCACAACCCGGAGAACTCGCCTCACTTCGATTTCGCGACGTACCTGCCGCGCATCGTGGGGCCGGGGCACGGGAAGCCCTAG
- a CDS encoding class I SAM-dependent methyltransferase yields the protein MEKRTDWYEHPQYYEAIFGTDTVREVDFLQTLSERFGTGGKLWLEPACGAGRLVEEASSRGLRVVGYDISEAMLAHARKRLTPAQRRRVKLGPSRMESFADPSLEGQVDLAHCLVSTFRYLDSEAAARQHLLGTRRLLKPGGIYVLGFHLTDYARARPEHERWVGQVGEDRVVCNTNEGLPEQRARRSPMRNRLRVTGPDKDWLIETQWYFRTYSNAQAAKLFRDAGMRVLAGYTFDYDINAPVERGSLRLDRVFVLQPDPESQPVDPAGPKRASTRKAPKRASTPQKSPKVSR from the coding sequence ATGGAAAAACGCACCGACTGGTACGAACACCCGCAGTACTACGAAGCCATCTTCGGCACGGACACCGTGCGCGAGGTGGACTTCCTCCAGACGCTCAGCGAGCGCTTCGGCACGGGCGGCAAGCTGTGGCTCGAGCCCGCCTGCGGCGCGGGGCGGCTCGTGGAGGAGGCCTCGAGCCGGGGCCTGCGGGTGGTGGGCTATGACATCTCCGAGGCGATGCTGGCCCATGCGCGAAAGCGCCTGACGCCGGCGCAGCGGCGGCGCGTGAAGCTGGGGCCGTCACGCATGGAGTCCTTCGCCGACCCGTCGCTGGAGGGTCAGGTGGACCTGGCGCACTGTCTGGTGTCGACCTTCCGCTACCTGGACAGTGAGGCCGCGGCGCGCCAGCACCTGCTGGGGACGCGGCGGCTCTTGAAGCCGGGCGGCATCTACGTGCTCGGCTTCCACCTCACGGACTACGCGCGCGCCCGGCCCGAACACGAGCGCTGGGTGGGGCAGGTGGGGGAGGACCGCGTCGTCTGCAACACGAACGAGGGCCTTCCGGAGCAGCGGGCGCGGCGCTCGCCCATGCGCAACCGCCTGCGCGTCACCGGGCCGGACAAGGATTGGCTCATCGAAACCCAGTGGTACTTCCGCACGTACAGCAATGCCCAGGCGGCGAAGCTGTTCCGCGACGCGGGCATGCGGGTGCTGGCCGGGTACACCTTCGACTACGACATCAACGCACCTGTGGAGCGGGGAAGCCTCCGGTTGGATCGCGTCTTCGTCCTCCAGCCGGACCCCGAGTCTCAGCCCGTGGACCCTGCCGGGCCCAAGCGTGCGTCCACGCGGAAAGCGCCCAAGAGGGCCTCGACGCCCCAAAAATCGCCCAAGGTTTCACGATGA
- a CDS encoding sigma-54-dependent transcriptional regulator, which translates to MQQDEMAQLLTDLRGARDFEAAAAATLRRLQAVAQEAVASSRYAARGRVLRGIVHLRPGEAYRSLAALEVGAAEITDASVGTPFFTSATAWRAVVEHRCAVSIDVNVGTVQPHAPNAPVTGDPSLAGFNSHESRQRFLGRHATHVCVLPLRTPGGDIEGMISLEADCLAAMGQDFVWLDAGDRLQLLADVAAPYLTRLPQRPVARPEVDEFLPVVGRSMAELLPILRVFALQDETILISGATGAGKSRLARWCHERSNRRGKPFETLDLVTVPEDLQMAELFGWKKGAFTGAVRDAPGSVARAEGGTLFIDEIDKLSLKAQAGLLHLLESRSYRPLGEGTGERQADVRFIIGTNADLHAEVRAGRFREDLYYRVNVLPVRMPALQERQDEIPLWAQYMVNRRHRERSPDGHARLMKEAERLLVGSPWPGNLRQLDNIVRRAYTLAMVEHAGATGELVLHEKHVARALDYEQAPGARPLPEALRAAAQAFVAEARRRNAPLDLDLADAFRGMVLGLAIRQVGRDEGFKLLGRESLVKNRNHHKALKRELEKVDSLYKALGEENSPFSDLLSEVDAV; encoded by the coding sequence ATGCAGCAAGACGAGATGGCACAACTCCTCACGGATTTGCGGGGAGCCAGGGACTTCGAGGCCGCGGCTGCCGCAACACTCCGGAGGCTGCAGGCTGTCGCCCAGGAGGCCGTTGCGTCCAGTCGGTACGCAGCCCGGGGCCGGGTGTTGCGAGGCATCGTCCACCTCCGCCCGGGAGAGGCCTACCGCAGTCTGGCCGCGCTAGAGGTAGGGGCAGCGGAGATTACGGATGCCAGTGTAGGCACGCCCTTCTTCACGTCCGCCACGGCGTGGCGCGCGGTGGTGGAGCACCGGTGCGCGGTGTCCATCGACGTGAATGTCGGCACGGTGCAGCCCCATGCGCCCAACGCCCCCGTGACGGGGGACCCGAGCCTGGCGGGCTTCAACAGCCATGAGAGCCGGCAGCGCTTCCTGGGGCGTCACGCGACGCACGTCTGCGTACTGCCGCTGCGCACGCCGGGCGGCGACATCGAGGGCATGATTTCGTTGGAGGCGGACTGCCTGGCTGCGATGGGGCAGGACTTCGTCTGGCTGGACGCGGGGGACCGGCTCCAACTGCTGGCGGACGTGGCGGCGCCGTACCTGACCCGGCTGCCGCAGCGGCCCGTGGCCCGGCCGGAGGTGGATGAATTCCTGCCGGTGGTGGGGCGCTCCATGGCGGAGCTGCTACCCATCCTCCGCGTCTTCGCGCTTCAGGATGAGACCATCCTCATCAGCGGCGCCACCGGCGCGGGCAAGTCGCGGCTGGCGCGCTGGTGCCACGAGCGCTCCAACCGCCGGGGCAAACCCTTCGAGACGCTGGACCTGGTGACGGTGCCCGAGGACCTCCAGATGGCGGAGCTCTTCGGCTGGAAGAAGGGCGCCTTCACCGGCGCGGTGCGAGATGCCCCCGGCAGCGTGGCTCGCGCGGAGGGCGGCACGCTGTTCATCGACGAAATCGACAAGCTGTCGCTCAAGGCCCAGGCGGGGCTGCTGCACCTGCTGGAGTCGCGCAGCTACCGGCCGCTGGGCGAGGGCACCGGTGAGCGGCAGGCGGACGTGCGCTTCATCATCGGCACCAACGCGGACCTGCACGCGGAGGTTCGCGCCGGCCGCTTCCGCGAGGACCTCTACTACCGCGTCAACGTGCTGCCGGTGCGCATGCCGGCCCTGCAGGAGCGCCAGGACGAAATCCCCCTGTGGGCGCAGTACATGGTGAACCGCCGGCACCGCGAGCGCTCGCCGGACGGCCATGCCCGGCTGATGAAGGAGGCGGAGCGGCTGCTGGTGGGAAGCCCCTGGCCGGGAAACCTGCGGCAGCTCGACAACATCGTCCGCCGCGCCTACACGCTGGCCATGGTGGAGCACGCGGGCGCCACGGGCGAGCTGGTGCTGCACGAGAAGCACGTCGCGCGGGCGCTCGACTATGAGCAGGCCCCCGGCGCCCGGCCGCTGCCGGAGGCGCTGCGCGCGGCCGCCCAGGCCTTCGTCGCGGAGGCGCGCCGCCGCAATGCCCCGTTGGATTTGGACCTGGCCGATGCCTTCCGCGGCATGGTGCTGGGGCTGGCCATCCGCCAGGTGGGGCGGGACGAGGGCTTCAAGCTGCTGGGCCGTGAGAGCCTGGTGAAGAACCGCAACCACCACAAGGCGCTCAAGCGCGAGCTGGAGAAGGTGGACTCGCTCTACAAGGCGCTGGGCGAGGAGAACTCGCCCTTCTCCGATTTGCTGTCGGAGGTTGACGCCGTCTGA